In Leptotrichia sp. oral taxon 221, the DNA window TCAAGTTGGGGAGCAAATGGATATTATGATGTTTGGATAGATGGATCAAATGATTATGTTTACAGACATTTACATAAAGCAGCTGAAAGAATGATAGAACTAGCTAATGGAAGAGATCCACAAAATGAACTAGAATACAGAGCATTAAATCAAGCAGCAAGAGAATTATTAATGGCTCAAACTTCTTGTTGGGAATTTATAATGTATACAGGAACAATGGTTGGTTATGCACAGAAAAAAGTAAGTGACCATGTTCATAGATTATTTAAGATTTACGAAGATTTCAAAAATGGAACGCTTGATGAATCTTGGATAAGAGAAATTGAATACAGAGATAATATTTTCCCTGAAATTGATTATAACATGTATAAAACAAGTTGGTTATAAAATTTAATATTAATGAAATCTAAGCACTTTGTTTGTGAGAGAAAACTTGCAGAGTGCTTATTTTTAAGTAGTTGACAAAATTTGTTAGAAATAATAAAGTTAGAATGAATAGGAAGGAATAAAATGATATATTTAGATAATGCAGCAAGTACAAAACCTAAGCAAGAAGTCATTGATGTAATGGTTGAATCAATGAAAGAAAATTTTGCAAATGCTGATGCAATACATGAATTTTCACATAAAATTGCTCAGAAGATTAAAAAGTCACGAAAAATAGTAGGAGATTTTTTAGGAGTTGACGGAAATAGAGTATTTTTTACAGCTGGTGGAGGAGATGGAAATAATTTGTTGTTACAAGGGATTATTGAAGCAAATTCTCGTACGAAAAAACATTTGATTACAACGAAAATCGAGCATCCAACAGTTTTTGAAAATTTTCGTTATTATGAACAAAAAGGATTTGAAGTAGATTATTTAGATGTTGATAAAGAGGGATATGTGAATACCGAGCAACTAAAAAATCTATTGAGAGAGGATACATTGATAGTTTCGATAGGGGCAGTTAATAGTGAAACTGGTGCAATTCAAAATCTTGAGGAAATTGGAAAAATTATAAAAGAGAAAAGTAAAGATATTTATTTTCATACAGATTTTGTACAAGGGCTTGGAACAGTGGATATTAAATTTGATGAGATTTCAGTAGATGCTATAACTATGAGTGGACATAAGATTTATGCACCAAAGGGAATTGGAGCAATTTATTTGAAGAAAGATGTAAAGGTTATAAATGTTGTAAAGGGGGAAAATTCTGAAAATGGAATAGTCAAGAGAACAATGCCAACAGAATTGATTTTTGCTTTTACAAAAGCTGTGGAATTATTACAAAAAAATTATAAAAATGATATGAAAAAAATTCAAGAGTTGAAAGAAAAATTTGCAGAAGAAATTGAAAAGAATATAGAAAATGTGAAGTTTAATTCAGGATTTGATATAAAAAAATCAAGTCCCAAAATATTGAATGTATCGTTTAAAGGTGCAAAAGGTGAAGTGTTGACACATTTTTTAGGAATGAATGAAATTTATGTTTCAACAGGTTCGGCTTGTTCTTCAAAAACTGGAAATAGTAGAATTTTGGAGGCTATGAAACTTGATCCGAGTGAAATTAATGGAGCAATAAGATTTAGTTTTTCTATTTATAACACTTTGGAAGAAATTTCTGAAGTTGTAACAGTATTAAAATCAAGTGTTGAAAGAATTAGAAAGATGAGATAAAAATTAATTATTGCATTTTTTTTGATAAGTCTTTATAATAGTGATTAGGAAATTAAAAATAATGAAAGAAAAATTAAACAGAGAAAGGAAAAAATTAATGAGTTATACCAATAAAGAATTACTAAATTCAATAGGTTTAGCTTATGGAGAGTTGTCTTTAAAAGGGAAAAATAGAGGGCAATTTGAGAAAAAGCTAAGAAATAAAATTAAAAAAGTGTTAGAAGGGTTTGAGTATACGCTATTTGATGACATTTCAAAGCCGTATCTTTTTATCAATTCAGAAGATTTAGATGCAGTTACTGAAAAAATGAAAAAAGTTTTTGGAATTGTAGGACTTAATCAAGCGGCAAAAGTTGAGAGAGAAGACGAACAAATAAAAGAAAAACTTTTACAGTTTGCAGAGTATGCTTATGAAAAAGGAGCTAGAAATTTTAAGGTTGTAGTAAATAGAAGCAATAAAGGTTTTGAGAAAAACTCGATGGAATATGCAAAAGAATTGGGAGCGCATATTTTGATTAATAGTCCGTTTGAAAAGGTTAAAATGAAAGATGCAGATATAATTTTTAATGTAGATATTAGAAAAAATGTGTATATTTATACTGATAAAATAAAAACTTACGGAGGGCTGCCTTTAGGATCAACAGGAAAAGGTCTTGTTTTGTTATCTGGAGGAATAGATAGTCCAGTTGCTTCATTTATGATGGCAAAAAGAGGAATGAGATTGAATTTTGTTACATTCCATAGTTTTCCATTTACAAGTAAACAAGCGTTGGAAAAAATTAAGGAACTTACAGAAATATTGTCGATTTATACAGGGAAAGCTAGACTTTATTCGATGAATATTTTAAAAATTCAGGAAATAATTAATGAAAAAACAAAAAAAGATTTGGCAACAATATTGGGTAGAAGAGCAATGATGAGATTAGCAGAAAGATTAGCAAATACAATGCAATATCAAGCATTAATAACAGGGGAAAGTTTAGGACAGGTTGCTTCGCAAACAATGGGAGGATTGACTTGTACAAATGCAGTTATGGAAAAATTACCAGTATTCAGACCGTTGATTGGGATGGACAAAACAGAAATTATTGATATTGCGAAGGATATTGATACATATGAAAAATCGATAGAACCGCATGAAGATTCATGTGCGTTATTTGCACCTAAACATCCAGTGACAAATCCTAAGTTGGAAGATGTTTTAGCAGAAGAGGAAAAAATCGAAAATTATGATGAAATTTTAGATGAAATATTTAATGAAAAGGAATATTTTAATATAGGATAATTATCATAAATTATAGAAAAATGGAGAATAATGATGGAAAATAACAAAAGAATAGAGAATGCCAAAAATCAATTAAATGATTTGAAACAAATGGTGTATTTAATTTATAGAAATTATAGAGATAGAGATACTCAGATGTTGTCAATAGCTCTTACATATTATTCGCTCTTAGCGATTTTTCCCATTGTTGCGCTTATTCTTGGGATTACTCGAGGATTTGGTTTGGAAAAAATGTTTATTCAAAAATTTTTTGAAATTTGGCCTGGAAATAATGGAATGTTAAAAGTAATTATAGATGTAGCTAAAAAATTATTAGTTTCAACAGAGGGTGGAGTATTAGCAGGAGTTGGGATAATAGTTTTGTTTTATGCGGCTTCTAAAGTTTTGATAACATTAGAAAATTCATTTAATAAAATATGGAGAATTAATAAAAAAAGATCGTTAGCAAGAAGAATGGTAGATTATGTAGCAATAATCTTTTTAGGACCAATATTTTTTATATCATTTTCAGCTTTTAATTCATACATTGCTGAAAGTATAATAAAAAGTTTTCCTAAACAAAAAATACTAATAGATTTATTTATTGGTATTTCTGGACCTTTGACATATATTTTATTATTTTCGTTCATATTTTACTTGGTTCCAAACATAAATGTAAAGATTAAACCAGCAATTATTGCGGGTGTTGTTACAACAGTATTGACTTTCGGTTGGAAATTATTATTTTTATTACTTCAATCAACAATAACAAATTACAATGTCATTTATGGAAGTTTAGCATTAATACCGATTTTCTTAATATGGGTTCAATATGTTTGGGTAACGATACTATTGGGATCGCAAATAGCTTTTTCGATTCAAACTTCAGATGAGTTTTTGTACAATCAAAATAAAGAAGTTCCAATAAAAGTAAAAAGAGAAGCAGGAATTTTGATTTTATCTCTAATAATTAAAAATTTTGAAGAGAAAAAATCGCCATATACTTATCAAAAATTATCAGACAGATTGGGAATGAGTGTTTTTTTAATAAAAGATATTTTGTCTGATTTAGAAAAAATGGGATTTATTCATGAAATGTTTTCTGAAAAAAACGCTGATATTCAATATCATGTTGCTTATAATCCAACATCAATAACGATAAATCAATTCATGAAGGAATTTGATACTAAAAATATTGAATATTATAGCGATGTTTTCAGCCATTTGAATGATGAAGATAAAAGAATACTAGAAGATATTAGAGAAAAATTATCTATGAAAAATATGGAAGAAGGCGAAGTAAAATCAATTGCAGAATTATATGCAAATAAAGAATATACGAACCCTAAAAAATTAAATCCTAATAATCAATTAGAGTTTGAAGTAGTTCCTAATGTAGAAAATTTCATTGAAGAAGAAGAAAATAGTAAAGAGAAAAACAAAGAAAAAATAGAAATAGTAGAAGAGGAAGTTGTTCAGGAAGAAAAAAACAAAGAAAATATTATAAAAGAAAAAGAAAATAAAGAAAATGAAAAACAAAAAGAAAAATTAAAAGTTGAAGAAAAATCAGAAATTTTAGAATCAGAAGAAAGTTCTCAAGAATTGAATGATACTGTTGAAAAAATGGAAACAAAAGAAGTAGAAAAAGAAATAAAAGTTATTGAAAAGGAAGAAAAACCAATATCTAAAAAAACTGAGGAAAAAGAAATAAAAGATGAAAAAGTCTTGGAAAAATTATCAGAAAATATTACTGAAAAAGAAGATTCTGAAAAGATTGTTGAAGAAAAACCAGAAACAAATTCTAAAGAAAGCAGTTCGTTTGAAATACCAAATTTTGAAATTTTAACGACTGTAAAGGCACGAAGAGAGCAAAAAGATGAAAACAGTGATACAAATATAAAAGATAATATAGATTCTAAAGATTCTGAAAACGAAGAGTTGCTGTTCAAAGAAGCAGATGATGAAATTGAAGATGACAACGATAATTCTGATTTATCATCAAATGGGACTAAGAAAGCAAGATTCGTAGGAGGAAGATGGCGAATTATGTAAAAATAAGAGAGGAAAAGGGTTATTGAGGATTTTTAATTTAAACTAAAAATAAAAAGGAGGATAAGAATTGGAGAAAAAAAATAAAAAATGTGGAATAATATTTGGAAAATTTTATCCATTACACATTGGTCATGTTGATTTTATTCAAAAAGCGAGTGGATATGTAGATACATTGTATGTTTTCGTATGTACCGACGATGAAAGAGATTTGAAACTTTTTAATGAGTCAAAAATGAAAAAAATGCCAACGATAAAAGATAGATTAAAATTTGTGGAACAAACTTTTAAGAATCAATCAAATATAAAAGTGTTGCATTTAGCTGAAGATGGAATACCATTTTATCCTAATGGATGGAAAGGTTGGAGTGAAAGAGTTCAGGAAAAATTACTTGAAAAAAATATAAAAGTAGATATGATTTTTACAAACGAAACTCAAGATGTAGAAAATTATAAAAATAATTTTTTGACATTACCAAATTTTGAAAAAACTTTTAATAAAAATTTAGAAATACAGACAATAGACATTCAAAGAAATAATTTTTACATAAGTGCAACGGAAATAAGAAAAAATCCTTATAAGAACTGGTTTTTCATTCCAAGATATGTCAGAGAATTTTTTGTATTAAAAATAGCAATAATCGGTTCAAAAAACTCAGGGAAAACGAATTTAACACACAAATTAGCTAATTATTTTAATACGACATATGTCGAAGAATACAGAAAAAAATACATTAAAGAAGAATTGAACGGAAATGCAAAAAATTTACAGTATGATGATTATAGCAAAATTGTTTATGGACAAAATGAAAAAATCTTAAAATCAATAAAAAATTCAGATAAGTTAGTATTTGTAGATACAGAATTTATGTCGTTACAGGCTTTTGCAAGCATAACTGAAGGAAGAGAACATCCAATAATAGAAGATTTTATTAGAAATAATAATTTTGATGAAATAATTTACGTTCAAAATCCTGAAGAAAAAAATTCAGAATACGATAATAAACTTATTGAATTGTTAGAAAAAAACAAAAAAAGTTATATAATGCTTGAAAGAAAAAAAAATAAACATAATTTAACAGAAATTTATGATAAAGCAATTGATATTTTGAATAAATATTTAGAAAATTAATATTTTTTAAATTAGTTTAAATAATGATTTTCATTGACTTTATATCGAATTTGATTGTGATGATAAAAATAAATTTATAGAAAAATAAAAAAAGTAGTTGACAAGAGAAACAAAAGATGGTATCATATTTATGCTAGTTTATTCTGGTAATACCAATATTTTATTGGGAGGGATAGAAAAAAATGAGAGTACAAGTAATTTTAGAATGCACTGAAACTAAGTTGAGACATTATGTAACAACTAAAAATAAAAAAACTCATCCTGAAAGATTGGAAATGAGAAAATATAATCCAGTGTTAAGAAGACATTCTCTTTATAGAGAAGTTAAATAGTACAAATATGAAATAGGTCAGTGGCTCAATTGGTAGAGCATCGGTCTCCAAAACCGAGGGTTACGGGTTCGATTCCTGTCTGACCTGCCATTTTATTTTATGGAGATGGTTATGAGTAAATTAAATTTAAAAGAATCTTTTGCGAATTTGCGTGAAGAGTATAAAAAAATATATTGGCCGTCAAAAGGTGAAACATATCATGTCACAGTAATAGTGTTATTGATAACAGCTTTTATAGCTATTTATTCACTTCTTTTTGATACGGCGTTTAATTTTGTATTGACGAAAATAAGTGAAATATTAAGGAGCTTTTTAGGAGGCGCGTAATAGTGACTGAAAATATAGAAAAAAAAGATGATGAAATTGTATACGAAAAAAAATGGTATATAATTCATACATATTCAGGTTACGAGAAAAAAGTGGCTACAGATTTAGAAAAAAGAATCCAATCCTTGAATTTAACAGATAGAGTTTTCAGGGTATTAGTTCCTGAAGAAGAAGTTTTGGAAGAAAAAAGAGGGAAAATGGTAAAAGTTCCTAGAAAATTATTTCCAAGTTATGTTATGATAGAAATGCTTTCTGTTAAAGAAGAAAATGAATTGGGATTAGGATATCGTGTTGATAGTGATGCTTGGTATGTGATAAGAAATACTAATGGAGTAACGGGATTCGTAGGAGTTGGAAGTGACCCTATACCTTTATCAGATGAAGAAGCAAGTGAATTGCTAGCTAAAGTAGGAATTGATACAAATGAAGAACAAAAAACACTTTATAAGATTGATTTTGAAATAGGAGATAAGGTAGTAGTTACTAAAGAAACTTTCCTTGATCAAGAAGGGGAAATAACAGATATCGATTATGAACATGGTAGAGTTACTGTTATGCTTGAAGTTTTTGGTAGATTAACGCCAGTAGAATTAGAGTATAACGAAATTTCGAAATTAGAATATTAGAAACCAAATGTAAAAAAACAAATTTTAAAAACAGATGATTGAAAAGTATTTAAAGAATAGTTAGCGAAATTTTATTTAGAAAGAAAAAGTGGGAGATTTTAAAAATTCAATTACCACAAAGGAGGAAAAATGGCTAAAGAAGTAATCGGAAAGATTAAATTACAATTGGAAGCAGGGAAAGCAAATCCTGCACCACCAGTAGGACCAGCTTTAGGACAACATGGAGTTAATATTCCTGAGTTCTGTAAAGCGTTTAATGCACAAACACAAGATAAAATGGGATTCGTAATTCCAGTAGAAATAACAGTATATGCAGATAGAAGTTTTACATTTATCTTAAAAACACCACCTGCATCAGATTTATTAAAAAAAGCAGCTAAAGTTCAAAAAGGAGCAGGAAATTCATTAAAAGAAGTTGCTGGGACTATAACTAAAGCTCAATTACAAGAAATTGCAGAAACAAAAATGCCAGATTTAAATGCTGGAAGTGTTGAAGCAGCAATGAATATTATTGCAGGTACAGCAAGAAGTATGGGAATTAAAATAGCAGAATAATTAAAAATAAAAATGATTATTAAATTATTAGAAAGTAAGTGGAAGGCTTAATGCCAATGACCACAAAGGAGGAAATAATAAATGGCAAAAAGAGGAAAAAGATATAACGATATTTCTCAAAAAGTAGATAAATTAAAAATATACACTCCAGAAGAAGCATTAGATTTAGTTTTTGATACTAAAAGTGCTAAATTCGTGGAAACAGTAGAATTAGCAGTAAGATTAGGAGTAGATCCTAGACATGCTGATCAACAAGTTAGAGGTACAGTTGTATTACCTCATGGAACTGGTAAATCAGTTAAAATATTAGTGATAACTTCTGGAGAAAATATTCAAAAAGCACTAGATGCAGGAGCAGATTTTGCAGGAGATGACGAATACATCAATAAAATTCAAGGTGGATGGTTAGATTTCGATTTAGTAATCGCTACACCTGACATGATGCCTAAATTAGGTAAATTAGGAAGAACTTTAGGAACTAAAGGATTAATGCCTAACCCTAAATCAGGAACTGTTACAACTAATGTTGAACAAACAGTTAATGAATTTAAAAAAGGGAAAGTTGCTTTCAAAGTTGATAAATTAGGATCAATTCACTTACCAATTGGTAAAGTTGATTTCTCTAAAGAAGCAATTGTAGAAAACTTCAAAGTAGCATTAGATCAAATTGTTAAATTAAAACCAGCAGCATCTAAAGGACAATACTTAAGAACAGTTGCTATTTCATTAACAATGGGACCTGGAATCAAAATAGATCCTTTATTAGCAGGATCATATGTAGCTAAATAGTTATAAATAAATAATACTAATTTAATTTTTGTGAAATATTTGTAACTGTTAAATGAATACAAAATTAAGTAAAAGTTTTAGTTAATTAGCAGTTTTACTGTTGTAAAAAAATAAAAACATAGGTATATTTCAATAAGCCTGTGTTTTTATTATGGTATTTTATAAATTTTATTTAAAAAGTTGTATTTTTTAAAAAAATACTTGACTTTTTTAGAAAAATACTTTATAATGTTTTAAGATGTTTGAAAGATATTCAAATATCAAAACCAAAGACAGTAGGTGGAAGAAATTCTGTAATCCCTACCGAGGTAGTTTTATATATAGAATTAATTAGGATATAATCAGGATTCGTTAGATAAAACACCTCTGGGCTATTGTTTTTGTTTCAGAGGTTTTTTAATATAAGGAGGTGAACAAATTGCCAGCACAATCTAAAGTAGAAGCAGTTCAAGCTTTAACTGCCAAATTAAAAGATGCTAAAGCAATGGTTTTTGTTGATTATAAAGGAATTAGTGTTAATGAAGATACTGAATTAAGAAAAAATGCTAGAGAAGCAGGGGTTGAATACTTTGTTGCTAAAAATAGATTGATGAAAATAGCATTGAAAGAAGTTGGGATTGATACAGATTTTGACGACTTATTAGAAGGAACAACATCATTTGCATTAGGATATGAAGATGGTATTGCTCCATCAAAATTAATCTTTGATTTCAGTAATAAATTAAAAGATAAAATACAAATCAAAGGTGGTATGTTAGAAAATGATAGAGTCGATGTTAAAACAATAGAAGCATTAGCTAAATTACCATCAAGAGAAGAATTACTTGGTCAAATCGCTTACGGATTATTATCGCCAGTTAGAATGTTAGCTGTTGCGTTAACTAATGTAGCAGATCAAGGTGCGACTGAAGCAGTTGCTGAATAATTATATATAATAAATTTAAAATTAAAAGAAAAAATAGGAGGAAATAAAATAATGGCATTCAATAAAGAACAATTTATAGAAGATTTAAAAGCTATGTCTGTATTAGAATTAAAAGAAGTAGTAGAAGCAATCGAAGAAACATTTGGAGTATCAGCTCAACCAGTAGCAGTAGCAGGTGGAGCAGCAGCAGGAGGAGCAGCTGAAGAAAAATCAGAATTTGATGTAATCTTAGTATCAGCTGGTGG includes these proteins:
- the nadR gene encoding multifunctional transcriptional regulator/nicotinamide-nucleotide adenylyltransferase/ribosylnicotinamide kinase NadR → MEKKNKKCGIIFGKFYPLHIGHVDFIQKASGYVDTLYVFVCTDDERDLKLFNESKMKKMPTIKDRLKFVEQTFKNQSNIKVLHLAEDGIPFYPNGWKGWSERVQEKLLEKNIKVDMIFTNETQDVENYKNNFLTLPNFEKTFNKNLEIQTIDIQRNNFYISATEIRKNPYKNWFFIPRYVREFFVLKIAIIGSKNSGKTNLTHKLANYFNTTYVEEYRKKYIKEELNGNAKNLQYDDYSKIVYGQNEKILKSIKNSDKLVFVDTEFMSLQAFASITEGREHPIIEDFIRNNNFDEIIYVQNPEEKNSEYDNKLIELLEKNKKSYIMLERKKNKHNLTEIYDKAIDILNKYLEN
- a CDS encoding YihY/virulence factor BrkB family protein, whose translation is MENNKRIENAKNQLNDLKQMVYLIYRNYRDRDTQMLSIALTYYSLLAIFPIVALILGITRGFGLEKMFIQKFFEIWPGNNGMLKVIIDVAKKLLVSTEGGVLAGVGIIVLFYAASKVLITLENSFNKIWRINKKRSLARRMVDYVAIIFLGPIFFISFSAFNSYIAESIIKSFPKQKILIDLFIGISGPLTYILLFSFIFYLVPNINVKIKPAIIAGVVTTVLTFGWKLLFLLLQSTITNYNVIYGSLALIPIFLIWVQYVWVTILLGSQIAFSIQTSDEFLYNQNKEVPIKVKREAGILILSLIIKNFEEKKSPYTYQKLSDRLGMSVFLIKDILSDLEKMGFIHEMFSEKNADIQYHVAYNPTSITINQFMKEFDTKNIEYYSDVFSHLNDEDKRILEDIREKLSMKNMEEGEVKSIAELYANKEYTNPKKLNPNNQLEFEVVPNVENFIEEEENSKEKNKEKIEIVEEEVVQEEKNKENIIKEKENKENEKQKEKLKVEEKSEILESEESSQELNDTVEKMETKEVEKEIKVIEKEEKPISKKTEEKEIKDEKVLEKLSENITEKEDSEKIVEEKPETNSKESSSFEIPNFEILTTVKARREQKDENSDTNIKDNIDSKDSENEELLFKEADDEIEDDNDNSDLSSNGTKKARFVGGRWRIM
- the thiI gene encoding tRNA uracil 4-sulfurtransferase ThiI, whose translation is MKEKLNRERKKLMSYTNKELLNSIGLAYGELSLKGKNRGQFEKKLRNKIKKVLEGFEYTLFDDISKPYLFINSEDLDAVTEKMKKVFGIVGLNQAAKVEREDEQIKEKLLQFAEYAYEKGARNFKVVVNRSNKGFEKNSMEYAKELGAHILINSPFEKVKMKDADIIFNVDIRKNVYIYTDKIKTYGGLPLGSTGKGLVLLSGGIDSPVASFMMAKRGMRLNFVTFHSFPFTSKQALEKIKELTEILSIYTGKARLYSMNILKIQEIINEKTKKDLATILGRRAMMRLAERLANTMQYQALITGESLGQVASQTMGGLTCTNAVMEKLPVFRPLIGMDKTEIIDIAKDIDTYEKSIEPHEDSCALFAPKHPVTNPKLEDVLAEEEKIENYDEILDEIFNEKEYFNIG
- the nusG gene encoding transcription termination/antitermination protein NusG; its protein translation is MTENIEKKDDEIVYEKKWYIIHTYSGYEKKVATDLEKRIQSLNLTDRVFRVLVPEEEVLEEKRGKMVKVPRKLFPSYVMIEMLSVKEENELGLGYRVDSDAWYVIRNTNGVTGFVGVGSDPIPLSDEEASELLAKVGIDTNEEQKTLYKIDFEIGDKVVVTKETFLDQEGEITDIDYEHGRVTVMLEVFGRLTPVELEYNEISKLEY
- the rplJ gene encoding 50S ribosomal protein L10 — its product is MPAQSKVEAVQALTAKLKDAKAMVFVDYKGISVNEDTELRKNAREAGVEYFVAKNRLMKIALKEVGIDTDFDDLLEGTTSFALGYEDGIAPSKLIFDFSNKLKDKIQIKGGMLENDRVDVKTIEALAKLPSREELLGQIAYGLLSPVRMLAVALTNVADQGATEAVAE
- the rplL gene encoding 50S ribosomal protein L7/L12, which gives rise to MAFNKEQFIEDLKAMSVLELKEVVEAIEETFGVSAQPVAVAGGAAAGGAAEEKSEFDVILVSAGGAKLAVIKEVRGITGLGLKEAKELVEAGGKAVKEGVSKEEAEALKAQLEGAGATVELK
- the rplK gene encoding 50S ribosomal protein L11 translates to MAKEVIGKIKLQLEAGKANPAPPVGPALGQHGVNIPEFCKAFNAQTQDKMGFVIPVEITVYADRSFTFILKTPPASDLLKKAAKVQKGAGNSLKEVAGTITKAQLQEIAETKMPDLNAGSVEAAMNIIAGTARSMGIKIAE
- a CDS encoding cysteine desulfurase family protein produces the protein MIYLDNAASTKPKQEVIDVMVESMKENFANADAIHEFSHKIAQKIKKSRKIVGDFLGVDGNRVFFTAGGGDGNNLLLQGIIEANSRTKKHLITTKIEHPTVFENFRYYEQKGFEVDYLDVDKEGYVNTEQLKNLLREDTLIVSIGAVNSETGAIQNLEEIGKIIKEKSKDIYFHTDFVQGLGTVDIKFDEISVDAITMSGHKIYAPKGIGAIYLKKDVKVINVVKGENSENGIVKRTMPTELIFAFTKAVELLQKNYKNDMKKIQELKEKFAEEIEKNIENVKFNSGFDIKKSSPKILNVSFKGAKGEVLTHFLGMNEIYVSTGSACSSKTGNSRILEAMKLDPSEINGAIRFSFSIYNTLEEISEVVTVLKSSVERIRKMR
- the secE gene encoding preprotein translocase subunit SecE gives rise to the protein MSKLNLKESFANLREEYKKIYWPSKGETYHVTVIVLLITAFIAIYSLLFDTAFNFVLTKISEILRSFLGGA
- the rpmG gene encoding 50S ribosomal protein L33 is translated as MRVQVILECTETKLRHYVTTKNKKTHPERLEMRKYNPVLRRHSLYREVK
- the rplA gene encoding 50S ribosomal protein L1, yielding MAKRGKRYNDISQKVDKLKIYTPEEALDLVFDTKSAKFVETVELAVRLGVDPRHADQQVRGTVVLPHGTGKSVKILVITSGENIQKALDAGADFAGDDEYINKIQGGWLDFDLVIATPDMMPKLGKLGRTLGTKGLMPNPKSGTVTTNVEQTVNEFKKGKVAFKVDKLGSIHLPIGKVDFSKEAIVENFKVALDQIVKLKPAASKGQYLRTVAISLTMGPGIKIDPLLAGSYVAK